The following proteins come from a genomic window of Hypanus sabinus isolate sHypSab1 chromosome 9, sHypSab1.hap1, whole genome shotgun sequence:
- the LOC132399113 gene encoding bifunctional apoptosis regulator-like isoform X1: MEGDVGLCYEQKYKEQNEDLEVSMLSEPSCHLSANEFSCHCCYEVLVNPTTLNCGHSFCRHCLALWWEASRKTECPECREKWEGFPKVNIVLRDAVEKLFPDDVKRRREETQNNIKISKSFLAFEKFGSEQSRAVNQSVQWRRGGGFFSGVLTSLTCVAVVFLVYLWSRETEQDLLVHKPVTKWTAKEVTLWLEQLGQWATVYKDRFLEEEVNGRLLLNLGEEEFSKPPFNIERELHRKAILMELDNIKALGVKPPQNLWEYKAMHVGKSLFLLYALKSSPRLTMLYLYLFDYSEIFLPLIHTISPKKTEMTEDADIFRKHWSDDISWKQWAEFLVKYSLIPYQLIAEFAWDWLDVHYWTSRFIIVNAMLLSVLEGFAFWKLWSRGGLRTIPQKMWSHFWKVSSQGILVAILWPIIPQFVCDCLFYWALYFNPIISIDLVVKEVRRLETEHL, from the exons ATGGAGGGTGATGTAGGATTATGTTATGAGCAAAAATACAAGGAACAGAATGAGGACTTGGAGGTCAGCATGTTATCAGAACCATCCTGTCATCTCTCTGCCAATGAATTTTCATGTCACTGTTGCTATGAAGTATTGGTAAACCCAACTACTTTGAACTGTGGACACAGTTTCTGCAGACACTGCCTGGCACTGTGGTGGGAAGCTTCCAGGAAAACAGAATGCCCGGAATGCAGAGAAAAATGGGAGGGATTTCCTAAAGTCAACATTGTCTTAAG GGATGCTGTTGAAAAGCTGTTCCCTGATGATGTCAAGAGACGTCGGGAGGAGACGCAGAACAACATAAAAATCTCAAAGAGCTTTTTGGCTTTTGAGAAATTTGGCAGTGAGCAATCAAGAGCTGTCAACCAGTCTGTGCAATGGAGACGAGGAGGTGGCTTTTTCTCAGGAGTACTAACTTCTTTAACCTGTGTGGCA GTAGTATTTTTAGTTTATCTCTGGAGTAGAGAAACCGAACAAGATCTTCTTGTGCACAAGCCTGTGACTAAATGGACTGCTAAAGAAGTGACTCTTTGGTTAGAGCAATTGGGTCAATGGGCTACtgtttacaaagacaggtttCTGGAGGAGGAAGTGAACGGAAG GCTATTGTTGAATCTAGGTGAAGAAGAGTTTTCAAAGCCTCCTTTCAACATTGAGAGAGAACTTCATAGGAAAGCTATTCTAATGGAACTGGACAATATAAAAGCACTTGGAGTTAAACCCCCACAGAATCTCTGGGAATATAAG GCAATGCACGTAGGCAAGTCGCTGTTCCTGCTGTATGCACTGAAGAGCTCCCCACGGTtgaccatgctgtatctctaccTGTTTGATTACTCGGAAATCTTTCTGCCCCTTATCCACACCATTTCTCCTAAGAAGACCGAGATGACAGAGGATGCAGATATTTTTCGCAAGCACTGG TCTGATGACATCAGCTGGAAGCAGTGGGCTGAATTCCTTGTGAAATACTCCTTGATACCATATCAGTTAATTGCAGAATTTGCTTGGGATTGGCTGGACGTGCACTACTGGACATCACGCTTTATAattgtcaatgcaatgctcctttCTGTTCTGGAAGGCTTTGCATTCTGGAAGCTTTGGTCAAGAGGAGGACTCAG GACCATCCCACAGAAAATGTGGAGTCATTTCTGGAAAGTATCAAGCCAAGGGATCCTTGTTGCTATTTTGTGGCCAATAATTCCTCAGTTTGTTTGTGACTGTCTATTTTACTGGGCTTTATACTTCAATCCCATCATAAGTATCGACCTGGTGGTCAAAGAAGTGCGCCGTTTGGAAACCGAACATTTGTGA
- the LOC132399113 gene encoding bifunctional apoptosis regulator-like isoform X2: MENFKEFPRDAVEKLFPDDVKRRREETQNNIKISKSFLAFEKFGSEQSRAVNQSVQWRRGGGFFSGVLTSLTCVAVVFLVYLWSRETEQDLLVHKPVTKWTAKEVTLWLEQLGQWATVYKDRFLEEEVNGRLLLNLGEEEFSKPPFNIERELHRKAILMELDNIKALGVKPPQNLWEYKAMHVGKSLFLLYALKSSPRLTMLYLYLFDYSEIFLPLIHTISPKKTEMTEDADIFRKHWSDDISWKQWAEFLVKYSLIPYQLIAEFAWDWLDVHYWTSRFIIVNAMLLSVLEGFAFWKLWSRGGLRTIPQKMWSHFWKVSSQGILVAILWPIIPQFVCDCLFYWALYFNPIISIDLVVKEVRRLETEHL; the protein is encoded by the exons atggagaatttcaaagagttcccaag GGATGCTGTTGAAAAGCTGTTCCCTGATGATGTCAAGAGACGTCGGGAGGAGACGCAGAACAACATAAAAATCTCAAAGAGCTTTTTGGCTTTTGAGAAATTTGGCAGTGAGCAATCAAGAGCTGTCAACCAGTCTGTGCAATGGAGACGAGGAGGTGGCTTTTTCTCAGGAGTACTAACTTCTTTAACCTGTGTGGCA GTAGTATTTTTAGTTTATCTCTGGAGTAGAGAAACCGAACAAGATCTTCTTGTGCACAAGCCTGTGACTAAATGGACTGCTAAAGAAGTGACTCTTTGGTTAGAGCAATTGGGTCAATGGGCTACtgtttacaaagacaggtttCTGGAGGAGGAAGTGAACGGAAG GCTATTGTTGAATCTAGGTGAAGAAGAGTTTTCAAAGCCTCCTTTCAACATTGAGAGAGAACTTCATAGGAAAGCTATTCTAATGGAACTGGACAATATAAAAGCACTTGGAGTTAAACCCCCACAGAATCTCTGGGAATATAAG GCAATGCACGTAGGCAAGTCGCTGTTCCTGCTGTATGCACTGAAGAGCTCCCCACGGTtgaccatgctgtatctctaccTGTTTGATTACTCGGAAATCTTTCTGCCCCTTATCCACACCATTTCTCCTAAGAAGACCGAGATGACAGAGGATGCAGATATTTTTCGCAAGCACTGG TCTGATGACATCAGCTGGAAGCAGTGGGCTGAATTCCTTGTGAAATACTCCTTGATACCATATCAGTTAATTGCAGAATTTGCTTGGGATTGGCTGGACGTGCACTACTGGACATCACGCTTTATAattgtcaatgcaatgctcctttCTGTTCTGGAAGGCTTTGCATTCTGGAAGCTTTGGTCAAGAGGAGGACTCAG GACCATCCCACAGAAAATGTGGAGTCATTTCTGGAAAGTATCAAGCCAAGGGATCCTTGTTGCTATTTTGTGGCCAATAATTCCTCAGTTTGTTTGTGACTGTCTATTTTACTGGGCTTTATACTTCAATCCCATCATAAGTATCGACCTGGTGGTCAAAGAAGTGCGCCGTTTGGAAACCGAACATTTGTGA